The nucleotide window TTTTTCCGGTGATCTTTTGGGCAGTGGGGTATGGAACGTCTGGCTGAGCAGCTGAGAGCGGTGATCGTGGCCACTGACGGATACCGGCGCGCCATGGCGTCCGCCTTCGGGGTGGGTGTGCACGAAGCCGCGGTGCTGGGCGAACTGCTGCACGAGGGGCCGCTGCCCCCGTCGGCCCTGGTGAAGCGGTTGGGCATCGCTTCGGCGAGTGTGACCGCGCTGCTCGACCGCCTCGAAGCGGCCGGCTACACCCGGCGCGAGCGGCACCCGACCGACCGGCGCAGTGTCCTGGTCGTCCTGACCCCCGGCGGCCGGGCGGCCATCGAAGCCAGTTTCGCGCTGTTCAGGGCCGACGTCCACCAGTCGGTCACCCAGTCCGAACCCGCCCACATCCGGGAATTCACCGTGGTGCTCGCCAGGATCGCCCAAGCACTCCGGGAACGGGCCGGTCAGCCCGGCGCGCTCACCGAAGCTCTCACCGAGCGGATCCGGTCCGCCGGAAAGGAGGACCGCTCCGCCGAGCCGGCCGGCTAGGGCCTGTATCGAAGTAGGTCAGAGCCATTCGTTGATGGCGGCGATGTGGACGGTGGCTTCGTAGCGGACGGCGAGCTTGTCGTATCGAGTGGCCACCCCACGGTGGCGTTTGAGCCGGTTGATGCCGCACTCCACGGCGTGGCGCTGTTTGTAGGTTTCGGGGTCGAAGGACGGTGGCCGGCCGCCCTTGGACCCCTTGGCCTTGCGATGCGCATCCTGGTCGGCCTTGCTCGGATCGTCGCTTTGATCCCACGTTTGCGCAGGTGGGCCCGGTTGGCCTTGGAGGTGTAGGCCTTGTCCGCCAGCACCCGGTCCGGACGCGTCCGCGGCCGCCCACCACCCGTCGGCCGGGGCACCCGGATCCCGGCCAAGACGGGAATGAACTGCGGGCTATCGCCGCGCTGCCCGGCGGTCAGCACGATCGACAACGGCTTCTGCCCCTGCTCACAGCCCAGATGCAGCTTCGTGGTCCACCCACCCCGCGACCGGCCCAACGCGTGATCCGCTGGCTCGACGGTGACCCCGCCCGGCGGCTCGGCCTGCAGATCCCCCTTTTCCGCGCACCCGCGGCATGCTGATGAGCCCGCGCGATCGTGGAATCCACACTGACATCCCACGTGATCCGCCCCTTGGCTTCGGCCAGAGCCTGCAACGCGG belongs to Amycolatopsis tolypomycina and includes:
- a CDS encoding MarR family winged helix-turn-helix transcriptional regulator: MERLAEQLRAVIVATDGYRRAMASAFGVGVHEAAVLGELLHEGPLPPSALVKRLGIASASVTALLDRLEAAGYTRRERHPTDRRSVLVVLTPGGRAAIEASFALFRADVHQSVTQSEPAHIREFTVVLARIAQALRERAGQPGALTEALTERIRSAGKEDRSAEPAG